One segment of Vibrio orientalis CIP 102891 = ATCC 33934 DNA contains the following:
- the pspA gene encoding phage shock protein PspA — MGIFSRFADIVNSNISALLDKAEDPEKMIRLIIQEMEDTLVEVRTNSAKAIADKKELARKVDSIEATIDEWQNKATLALAKQREDLARAALIEKQKLQDMLKGLHTEQTLVEETIEKLTGEIGKLETKITETRAKQQALAIRSQTASNRRDVQKHLHTARTSEAMAKFEQYSRKIDEMEAEADLYAKTGNAKSLDQEFAELQAQDEIEQELEKLKQQMEDKK; from the coding sequence ATGGGTATTTTCTCTCGATTTGCAGACATCGTTAATTCAAACATCAGTGCTCTATTAGATAAAGCTGAAGATCCGGAAAAGATGATCCGTCTTATCATCCAAGAAATGGAAGACACACTGGTTGAAGTGCGTACTAACTCAGCCAAAGCCATTGCGGATAAAAAAGAGTTAGCGCGTAAAGTAGACTCTATTGAAGCGACAATTGACGAGTGGCAAAACAAAGCGACATTGGCGTTGGCAAAACAACGTGAAGATTTAGCTCGTGCTGCGCTGATTGAAAAACAAAAGTTACAAGACATGCTAAAAGGTCTTCATACTGAGCAAACCTTGGTAGAAGAGACGATTGAAAAGCTAACTGGTGAGATTGGTAAATTAGAAACCAAGATCACTGAGACTCGTGCCAAGCAACAAGCTTTAGCGATTCGTAGCCAAACCGCATCGAACCGTCGTGACGTGCAAAAGCATCTGCATACGGCGAGAACAAGTGAAGCGATGGCTAAGTTTGAGCAGTACTCGCGTAAAATTGATGAAATGGAAGCGGAAGCCGACTTGTACGCGAAAACCGGCAATGCAAAATCTCTTGATCAGGAATTTGCTGAACTTCAGGCTCAAGATGAAATTGAACAAGAGCTAGAGAAAT
- a CDS encoding ABC transporter permease has product MLLYAVRRLNLFIITLLILTMVGFSLLRLEPQSPWAIQDFWSGWLTYLGELMQLNFGVNKAGIPIIDELQIVFPATLELCLIAFVISLLIGIPVGTIAGMKQGKWIDTAISFTSMSGYSAPLFWIALLMIMVFSLHWEIFPVAGRYDLLYQIEHVTGFALIDAFFADGKYRAHALQSVIEHLILPCLVLALAPTTQVIGLMRTSVAEVMGQNYIRAARIKGLSTHEIVTQHVLRNAIPPIIPKIGVQLSSMLTLAIITESIFNWPGIGRWLLDALSNQDYVAIQAGVIVVATFVLTANILSDLIGAMINPLVRKEWYANR; this is encoded by the coding sequence ATGCTGCTATACGCTGTTCGACGTTTAAACCTCTTTATCATTACCTTGCTTATTTTGACTATGGTGGGTTTCAGTCTTTTACGACTTGAACCTCAATCACCTTGGGCAATACAAGATTTCTGGAGTGGTTGGTTGACTTACTTAGGCGAGTTGATGCAACTAAACTTTGGTGTCAACAAAGCTGGAATTCCCATTATCGACGAGCTGCAGATTGTCTTCCCAGCAACGCTTGAGCTCTGTTTGATCGCCTTTGTCATCTCACTGCTCATTGGTATCCCAGTAGGCACCATTGCGGGAATGAAACAAGGTAAGTGGATTGATACGGCTATCTCATTTACCTCTATGTCAGGATACTCTGCGCCGCTATTTTGGATTGCTCTGTTAATGATCATGGTCTTCTCCCTGCATTGGGAGATCTTCCCTGTCGCAGGTCGCTATGACTTACTCTACCAAATCGAACACGTGACTGGATTTGCTCTCATTGACGCCTTCTTTGCGGATGGAAAATATCGCGCACACGCCTTGCAAAGTGTCATTGAACATTTAATTCTGCCTTGTTTGGTACTGGCACTGGCGCCTACCACGCAGGTTATCGGCTTGATGCGTACCTCTGTCGCTGAAGTGATGGGGCAAAACTACATTCGAGCGGCTCGGATCAAAGGTCTTTCGACGCATGAGATTGTAACGCAGCACGTGCTTAGAAATGCCATTCCGCCAATCATTCCAAAGATTGGGGTACAGCTTTCAAGTATGTTAACGCTGGCGATTATCACAGAGTCTATCTTCAACTGGCCTGGTATTGGTCGTTGGTTACTTGATGCCCTCTCTAATCAAGATTACGTTGCTATCCAAGCTGGTGTTATCGTCGTCGCGACGTTCGTGCTCACCGCGAACATCCTGTCCGATTTGATTGGCGCTATGATTAACCCGTTGGTAAGGAAAGAGTGGTATGCTAACCGATAA
- the pspF gene encoding phage shock protein operon transcriptional activator, producing the protein MQQNLIGESPAFLSVLDKVSKLAAIERPVLIIGERGTGKELIAQRLHYLSKRWDQPLISLNCSTLSEGLIDSELFGHEQGSFTGSKGRHKGRFERAENGTLFLDELATAPLLVQEKLLRVIEYGQYERVGGHQLLNANVRLVCATNADLPQMAAQGSFRADLLDRLAFDVIHLPPLRERQEDILLLAEYYAIKMCRELGFEYFVGFTQQAQQDLLDHPWPGNVRELKNVIERAVYQHGNQDTPIQDLVFDPFQSSWQTSEDTAPQQPELTAVQSFQFPLNYKQWQEQQDQLILKAALVQCQYNQKKAAELLELSYHQLRGMVRKYDITSDS; encoded by the coding sequence ATGCAACAAAACTTGATTGGAGAGTCCCCCGCTTTCCTATCGGTACTGGATAAAGTATCTAAATTGGCAGCAATCGAACGCCCCGTACTCATTATTGGTGAGCGCGGCACAGGTAAAGAGTTGATAGCTCAACGACTTCACTACTTATCCAAGCGTTGGGACCAGCCGCTTATCTCACTCAATTGCTCAACCCTAAGTGAAGGGTTGATTGACTCCGAACTATTCGGCCATGAACAAGGCTCGTTTACTGGATCAAAAGGGCGTCATAAAGGCCGCTTTGAGCGTGCAGAAAATGGCACACTGTTTCTCGATGAACTCGCCACTGCGCCTTTACTCGTGCAAGAGAAATTACTTCGAGTGATTGAATACGGCCAATATGAGCGTGTCGGCGGACACCAACTACTCAATGCCAATGTTCGCCTAGTCTGTGCCACCAATGCCGATCTGCCTCAAATGGCAGCGCAAGGCAGTTTCCGCGCGGATTTACTTGATAGGCTCGCATTTGATGTGATTCACCTGCCTCCTCTAAGGGAACGCCAAGAAGATATCTTGCTGCTCGCGGAATACTACGCAATCAAAATGTGTCGCGAGCTGGGTTTTGAATACTTTGTAGGATTCACCCAACAAGCACAACAAGACCTACTCGATCACCCATGGCCCGGTAATGTACGGGAACTAAAAAACGTGATTGAACGTGCGGTTTACCAGCATGGCAATCAAGATACGCCTATCCAAGACTTGGTGTTTGACCCTTTCCAATCAAGTTGGCAAACATCTGAAGACACCGCTCCCCAACAGCCTGAACTCACGGCGGTGCAATCATTTCAATTTCCGCTTAATTATAAGCAGTGGCAAGAACAACAAGACCAACTCATACTTAAAGCAGCATTGGTTCAGTGTCAGTACAACCAGAAGAAAGCAGCAGAGCTTTTGGAGCTGAGTTATCACCAATTACGAGGGATGGTTCGTAAGTACGACATCACCAGCGACAGTTAA
- the sapC gene encoding putrescine export ABC transporter permease SapC, with product MLTDNVYQEERIPTQFERFWRSYRANNLAMFGLWCLLLIVLLTLVSPWITPHDPQAQTGELLIPPSWNPAGTVEYFLGTDDLGRDILSRLLEGSQLTFGSAIIITLIASAIGCIIGVLAGMTKGLLSSTLNHLLDTVMSIPSLLLAIIFVAFLGFGEFNILLAICLALIPRFIRSVYIAVHTEVEKDYIMAARLDGANDFYLLWNSILPNILVVIASEITLALSIAILDITALGFLGLGAQAPSTEWGAILGDSVELIYLAPWTVTLPGLAIMFTVIVINLVGEGVRQALNAGIE from the coding sequence ATGCTAACCGATAACGTATATCAAGAAGAACGCATCCCTACTCAGTTCGAGCGTTTTTGGCGAAGCTATCGCGCAAACAATCTTGCGATGTTTGGCCTATGGTGCTTATTACTCATCGTGCTACTGACATTGGTCTCCCCGTGGATAACGCCACATGACCCACAAGCTCAAACAGGTGAACTGCTCATTCCGCCATCGTGGAATCCGGCAGGGACCGTCGAGTACTTCCTAGGGACTGACGATTTAGGCAGAGATATTCTCTCTCGCTTGCTTGAAGGCTCACAGCTAACTTTTGGCTCCGCTATCATCATCACACTGATCGCGTCAGCCATTGGCTGTATTATTGGCGTATTAGCGGGTATGACTAAAGGCTTGCTATCAAGTACGCTCAACCACTTACTCGATACCGTGATGTCGATTCCGTCGTTGCTGCTTGCCATTATCTTCGTCGCATTTCTGGGCTTTGGCGAGTTCAATATCTTACTCGCGATCTGTTTGGCGCTGATCCCCCGCTTCATTCGCTCGGTCTATATTGCCGTTCACACCGAAGTTGAAAAAGATTACATCATGGCGGCGCGCTTAGATGGCGCAAACGACTTTTACTTATTGTGGAACTCGATCCTACCCAATATTTTGGTGGTGATTGCTTCTGAAATCACATTAGCGCTTTCCATCGCTATCCTCGACATCACCGCACTGGGTTTCTTAGGCTTAGGAGCACAAGCGCCGAGTACGGAATGGGGCGCCATTTTGGGTGACTCTGTTGAGCTTATTTACTTGGCACCTTGGACGGTGACGCTACCGGGTCTGGCGATTATGTTTACCGTTATTGTAATTAACCTTGTTGGTGAAGGCGTTCGCCAAGCACTGAATGCGGGGATCGAATAA
- a CDS encoding oligopeptide/dipeptide ABC transporter ATP-binding protein has translation MPLLDIRHLTIEIETPQGMMKAVDRMSLTLNEGEIRGLVGESGSGKSLVAKAIVGVCKDNWKVTADRMRLGNVDLLQLTPKERRRVIARDIAMIFQEPSTCLDPSEEVGSQLIEAIPSRSFQGKWWERFKWRKKQAIALLHKVGIKDHKQIMRSYPYELTDGECQKIMIAMAIAAKPKLLIADEPTNDLDPITQSQILRLLSRMNQVHNTSIMLIGHDLTTITQWANRITVMYCGQSVESADTKKILEKPKHPYTVALLKAMPDFSDWIPHKEKLQSLPGTIPPLQHLPIGCRLGPRCPYAQRQCVEIPMTRRIKNHKFACHFPLNHSPKEREKKKV, from the coding sequence ATGCCATTGCTCGATATTCGACATCTGACGATTGAGATTGAAACCCCTCAGGGCATGATGAAAGCCGTTGATCGTATGAGCCTGACACTTAACGAAGGTGAAATACGTGGTCTTGTGGGCGAATCTGGCTCAGGCAAGAGTTTAGTTGCAAAAGCGATCGTTGGCGTCTGTAAAGATAACTGGAAAGTGACTGCTGACCGCATGCGCTTAGGCAATGTTGACCTTCTGCAACTGACACCAAAAGAACGTCGACGCGTTATTGCCCGTGATATTGCAATGATTTTCCAAGAACCGTCTACCTGTTTAGACCCATCTGAAGAAGTGGGTAGCCAGCTGATTGAGGCGATTCCTTCGCGTTCATTCCAAGGCAAATGGTGGGAGCGTTTCAAATGGCGTAAAAAACAGGCGATTGCCCTACTCCACAAAGTCGGCATTAAAGACCACAAGCAAATTATGCGCAGCTACCCATACGAGTTAACCGATGGGGAATGCCAAAAGATCATGATTGCAATGGCGATTGCGGCTAAACCTAAGTTGCTGATTGCAGATGAGCCGACCAATGACTTAGACCCGATTACTCAATCGCAGATCTTACGCCTATTGAGCCGTATGAATCAGGTCCATAACACCTCGATCATGCTGATCGGCCATGACTTAACCACCATCACTCAATGGGCAAATCGTATTACGGTGATGTACTGTGGTCAATCGGTTGAATCAGCCGATACCAAAAAGATCCTAGAGAAACCTAAGCACCCTTATACTGTTGCTCTGCTAAAGGCGATGCCTGATTTTAGTGATTGGATCCCTCACAAGGAGAAACTTCAATCCTTACCAGGCACCATCCCACCACTTCAGCACCTACCGATTGGTTGCCGACTTGGTCCGCGCTGCCCGTATGCTCAGCGCCAATGTGTAGAAATACCAATGACTCGTCGTATTAAGAACCATAAATTTGCTTGTCACTTCCCATTGAACCATTCGCCTAAAGAGCGGGAGAAGAAAAAAGTATGA
- the sapA gene encoding ABC transporter substrate-binding protein SapA, translated as MKVFIQFTLGLFSLSLLAGCGEEIDHDKIRQKGFVYCGQGGPDTFNPQLVDSGITPETLSPQLFNTLLTLDSKTYQPVPSLASSWQVNQQGTEYIFELRKNVPFQTTAWFTPSRTMNADDVVFSFRRIIDSTNPFHYVGSGLYPWFSGIDFQNLVVDIVALSKHRVKFTLSRPDNSFLSNIATSHAVIHSKEYAGQLEISDEKGMLDSHPVGTGPFYLAEYQVNDLIRLKRHNGYWGGTPKMDQVVFDISQRGTGTLAKLLRKECDVLNSPLSSQLPIIEQNEHVELTAKPAMNISFVAVNTSHPALNDARVRKALNYAINRQNILDSVYYGTGSQAYSVLPPTSWAYHKDAVHIRYDRNYAIALLREAGYSKGLELTMSVPLEPKAYNPSPRKTAELIQANLADVGIKLKLMTDDRFDRSDLSENTYIDLYLTGWSANTGDPDNFFRPLLSCDSKRAGLNVSSWCNPDFDFLLDLALEVDKPRYRLNLYKQAQNILNEEFPVIPLNHGMQMQAHDRSLQGFKVSPFNAQPFDTVERVQ; from the coding sequence ATGAAAGTATTCATTCAGTTTACATTAGGTTTATTTAGTCTCAGCCTGCTCGCGGGCTGTGGCGAAGAGATTGATCATGACAAAATCCGTCAAAAGGGATTTGTCTATTGTGGTCAAGGCGGGCCAGATACATTCAACCCTCAATTGGTTGATAGTGGTATCACACCTGAAACGCTCAGCCCTCAACTCTTCAATACTCTGTTGACGTTAGACAGCAAAACGTATCAACCCGTGCCTAGCTTGGCGAGTTCGTGGCAAGTCAATCAGCAAGGTACTGAGTACATTTTTGAGTTACGTAAGAACGTACCTTTTCAAACCACTGCTTGGTTTACACCGTCTCGGACGATGAATGCGGACGATGTCGTTTTCAGTTTCCGCCGCATTATCGACAGTACCAACCCATTCCACTATGTCGGCAGCGGGTTATACCCTTGGTTTAGTGGTATTGATTTTCAGAACCTTGTGGTGGATATCGTTGCTCTTTCTAAACATCGAGTTAAGTTTACTCTTAGTCGCCCAGACAACAGCTTCTTATCAAACATCGCCACCAGCCACGCAGTGATTCACTCAAAAGAATATGCGGGCCAACTCGAAATCAGTGACGAAAAAGGTATGCTCGATAGTCACCCTGTGGGTACTGGGCCTTTTTACCTCGCGGAATATCAAGTTAACGATTTGATTCGTCTAAAACGTCACAATGGTTACTGGGGTGGCACACCGAAAATGGATCAGGTGGTGTTCGATATTTCCCAGCGCGGTACTGGCACTTTGGCCAAACTGCTGAGAAAAGAGTGTGACGTACTGAACTCCCCGCTTTCTAGCCAATTACCGATTATCGAGCAAAATGAGCACGTTGAGTTGACCGCAAAACCTGCGATGAATATTTCATTTGTGGCGGTGAACACCTCTCACCCTGCACTTAATGACGCACGGGTTCGCAAAGCGCTCAATTACGCGATTAATCGCCAGAATATACTTGATTCAGTTTACTACGGGACCGGTAGTCAGGCTTATTCGGTACTTCCACCAACGTCGTGGGCATACCATAAAGATGCGGTACACATTCGCTATGACCGCAACTACGCAATCGCATTACTTCGTGAAGCCGGTTACAGCAAAGGACTAGAGCTGACGATGTCAGTGCCCCTTGAGCCAAAGGCTTATAATCCAAGTCCAAGAAAAACCGCCGAGCTTATCCAAGCAAACCTTGCTGATGTGGGTATTAAACTTAAACTGATGACGGATGATCGCTTCGATCGCAGTGATCTTAGCGAAAATACCTATATCGACCTCTATCTCACCGGTTGGAGCGCAAATACTGGCGACCCAGATAACTTTTTCAGACCGCTACTTTCTTGTGACTCAAAACGTGCAGGCTTAAATGTCTCAAGCTGGTGTAACCCAGACTTTGACTTCCTACTTGATCTTGCACTAGAGGTAGACAAACCTCGTTATAGACTCAACCTGTATAAGCAAGCGCAAAATATTTTGAACGAAGAGTTCCCTGTCATCCCGCTCAACCACGGAATGCAGATGCAAGCTCACGATCGTTCTTTACAAGGATTTAAAGTGAGCCCATTTAACGCTCAGCCATTTGATACCGTCGAGAGGGTTCAGTAA
- a CDS encoding ATP-binding cassette domain-containing protein: MSALLEVTDLSKSFITRSGLFRKKVQEAVKPVSFSLEAGQTIGFIGQNGSGKSTLARMLSGVVEPTSGEIRVNGELLEHEDYSTRCKLIRMIFQDPNTSLNPRIQIGRILEGPLKRNTSMSPEARIKRVKETLLRVGLLPEHAYFYPQMLATGQKQRVCLARALILQPSVIVADEALNGLDMAMRSQIINLFLELQEEMGVSFVYVSQHIGVVKHITDKIMVMHEGVVVESGETHQVLSSPEHPITQRLVESHFNKATCFK; this comes from the coding sequence ATGAGCGCGCTATTAGAAGTAACCGATCTTTCTAAGTCGTTTATCACTCGTTCTGGTCTGTTTCGTAAGAAAGTTCAAGAAGCGGTTAAACCGGTCAGCTTTAGCCTTGAGGCGGGACAAACCATTGGCTTTATCGGCCAAAACGGTTCCGGCAAGTCGACACTCGCTCGTATGCTCTCTGGTGTGGTTGAACCGACTTCAGGTGAGATTCGCGTAAATGGCGAGCTATTAGAGCATGAAGATTACTCAACACGCTGTAAATTAATCCGGATGATCTTCCAAGATCCAAATACTTCTTTGAATCCGCGCATTCAAATTGGTCGCATCTTAGAAGGCCCACTAAAGCGAAACACCAGCATGTCACCTGAAGCACGTATTAAACGTGTAAAAGAGACATTGCTTCGTGTTGGCTTACTGCCGGAGCACGCCTACTTCTATCCGCAAATGCTAGCAACTGGTCAAAAACAGCGTGTATGTCTCGCTAGGGCTTTAATTCTTCAGCCATCGGTGATTGTTGCTGATGAAGCACTGAACGGCTTAGACATGGCGATGCGCTCACAGATCATCAACCTATTTCTAGAGCTTCAAGAAGAAATGGGCGTATCTTTTGTTTATGTATCACAGCATATCGGGGTGGTAAAACATATCACCGATAAAATAATGGTGATGCATGAAGGCGTCGTTGTTGAAAGCGGTGAAACACACCAAGTTCTCTCATCTCCTGAGCACCCAATTACTCAGCGACTGGTTGAAAGTCATTTTAATAAGGCGACGTGCTTTAAATAG
- a CDS encoding DUF2750 domain-containing protein: MSLSQDQLESVNKMRPDERFNYCVKEIAQHRKVWILTDEHGCVMLNTEDEDCVPVWPHEEFAAQWATGEWEHCKAEAISTAKWFSRWTHGLEEDELSVVVFPNDNEEGVVLYPDEFEFELKKRTK, from the coding sequence ATGTCACTATCTCAAGATCAGTTAGAGTCGGTTAACAAAATGCGCCCTGACGAGCGTTTTAACTACTGCGTAAAAGAAATTGCTCAGCATCGTAAAGTATGGATTCTTACAGACGAACATGGCTGCGTGATGCTCAACACTGAAGATGAAGATTGCGTTCCAGTATGGCCACACGAAGAGTTTGCGGCTCAGTGGGCGACTGGAGAGTGGGAGCACTGTAAAGCAGAAGCAATCTCAACCGCTAAGTGGTTCAGTCGTTGGACCCACGGTTTGGAAGAGGATGAACTGTCGGTAGTTGTGTTCCCAAATGATAACGAAGAAGGTGTGGTACTTTACCCTGACGAGTTTGAATTTGAATTGAAAAAACGCACTAAATAG
- a CDS encoding DUF2927 domain-containing protein, producing MLRTATVILGLFSVFFTTSGFAYSSQQTWLEPDFVARAFIDVALRNEYSSGQKPLVKWQKPLRVWVKHDVGDQDLHDQLTNAHLRHLSAITGLSIKRVSSRKEANIVWIYTNDAKWEKDIEREMGKSSLKHVRDAICKAGYRIGSNSAIDSASIVIPVDRARIHGKLIACVVEEITQTLGLPNDSDSAFPSIFNDNTPEDLLSPLDVVLLKLLYEPELKVGMTEREVTPIIKRLLKRYQQDGTLNKAVSVAKSGELFQLIGY from the coding sequence ATGCTAAGGACAGCGACCGTAATACTAGGGTTATTCTCCGTTTTCTTTACCACTTCAGGATTTGCTTATTCTTCACAGCAAACTTGGCTTGAGCCTGACTTTGTCGCTCGAGCCTTTATCGATGTCGCGTTAAGAAACGAATACTCTTCAGGCCAAAAGCCGCTTGTTAAGTGGCAAAAGCCGCTCCGAGTTTGGGTCAAGCATGACGTTGGCGATCAAGACCTTCATGACCAACTGACCAATGCTCACCTTAGACATCTAAGCGCCATTACAGGTCTATCAATCAAACGCGTCTCGTCAAGAAAAGAGGCCAACATTGTGTGGATCTATACCAATGACGCGAAATGGGAAAAAGATATTGAACGAGAGATGGGAAAGTCATCTCTTAAACATGTCAGAGATGCAATTTGTAAAGCAGGCTATCGAATAGGCAGTAACAGTGCGATTGACTCAGCTTCGATCGTCATACCCGTTGACCGCGCAAGAATACATGGAAAGCTGATCGCTTGTGTGGTGGAAGAGATAACCCAAACTCTTGGTTTACCTAACGACTCTGACAGTGCTTTCCCTTCAATTTTTAATGATAATACACCAGAGGATCTACTCTCACCTCTTGATGTGGTACTGCTAAAACTGCTCTATGAGCCAGAGCTCAAGGTTGGAATGACAGAGCGAGAAGTTACCCCTATCATCAAACGCTTACTTAAACGCTATCAGCAAGATGGCACGCTAAACAAAGCTGTCTCTGTTGCCAAAAGCGGCGAGTTATTTCAGTTAATTGGCTACTGA
- a CDS encoding manganese-dependent inorganic pyrophosphatase: MILVVGHKNPDSDSICSALVATELLKARGGEAMPIRQGEINRETQHILEVAGAEVPELRTSVAGEKIWLVDYSDLAQAPDDVAEAEILGIVDHHRLGDVMTVNPMEAWIWPVGCTNTVLFNMFKIEGHAITPQIAKLMMSAILSDTVGFASPTCTQKDKDAVQELAAIADVCDVDAFIKDLLIAKTNIEGLSAAELVEKDLKGYPFNGRDVVVGQVELATLEQVDDMIDALEADLERRCAEQGLAFAAVMLTDITTAQTRLLYKGEWAEKLVKHEENGMLMMENTLSRKKQGWPWLQTELA; encoded by the coding sequence ATGATTCTAGTAGTAGGTCACAAGAACCCTGATAGCGATAGTATCTGTAGTGCACTAGTAGCAACCGAACTACTAAAAGCACGTGGCGGTGAAGCTATGCCAATTCGCCAAGGTGAAATCAACCGTGAAACTCAGCACATTCTAGAAGTCGCGGGTGCAGAAGTTCCTGAACTACGTACTTCAGTAGCTGGTGAAAAAATCTGGCTAGTAGACTACTCAGATCTTGCGCAAGCACCAGACGATGTAGCTGAAGCTGAAATCCTAGGTATTGTTGACCACCACCGTCTAGGTGATGTGATGACTGTTAACCCAATGGAAGCTTGGATCTGGCCTGTTGGTTGTACTAACACTGTACTATTCAACATGTTCAAGATTGAAGGTCATGCAATCACTCCTCAGATCGCTAAACTAATGATGTCAGCTATCCTATCTGACACAGTTGGTTTCGCATCACCAACATGTACTCAGAAAGATAAAGACGCAGTTCAAGAACTAGCCGCTATCGCTGACGTATGTGATGTAGATGCATTCATTAAAGATCTTTTGATTGCTAAGACAAACATTGAAGGCCTATCAGCAGCTGAGCTTGTTGAGAAAGACCTGAAAGGTTACCCGTTCAATGGCCGTGATGTGGTTGTTGGTCAGGTTGAGCTTGCAACTCTAGAGCAAGTAGATGACATGATCGATGCGCTAGAAGCCGATCTTGAGCGTCGTTGCGCTGAGCAAGGTCTAGCATTTGCAGCAGTGATGCTAACCGATATCACTACCGCTCAAACTCGTCTACTTTACAAAGGTGAGTGGGCAGAGAAGCTGGTTAAGCATGAAGAAAACGGCATGCTAATGATGGAAAACACTCTAAGCCGTAAGAAGCAAGGCTGGCCTTGGCTTCAAACTGAACTGGCTTAA